A part of Candidatus Electrothrix aestuarii genomic DNA contains:
- a CDS encoding DUF350 domain-containing protein produces MINFTETAELYYGMLYIILGIAVLALSKVIVNLMSPYKINKELVHSDNQALGVTLAGYYAGVVIIFLGAVIGENEAETATFGSLFLEAVIDLGYAVFGIFALNLCRKVVDMAILYKFSTVKEIITDRNIGTGAVEAGAMIATALMIAGAINGAGSLLSTLVFFVLGMGLLILFSHFHAFLTPYDDHDEIEKDNVAAGAYLGFSLVALGIIVLKATAGDFISWGYNLSWFAGYAIIGFLGLAVLQKLILTVFLPGANIEEEISRDRNMNIAWIGGTMSIGVAALIFFLL; encoded by the coding sequence ATGATCAACTTCACAGAAACCGCTGAGCTCTATTACGGTATGCTGTATATCATCTTGGGAATTGCCGTCCTGGCACTCAGTAAAGTCATCGTCAACCTGATGAGCCCATATAAAATCAACAAGGAGCTGGTCCATTCCGATAACCAGGCCCTGGGCGTGACCTTGGCTGGTTATTACGCAGGAGTAGTGATCATCTTCCTGGGGGCAGTTATCGGGGAGAACGAAGCGGAGACCGCAACTTTTGGGAGTCTCTTTCTTGAAGCTGTGATTGATTTAGGCTACGCAGTGTTTGGCATCTTTGCTCTGAATCTCTGCCGTAAGGTGGTAGACATGGCCATCCTCTATAAATTCAGTACGGTGAAGGAGATTATCACTGATCGCAATATCGGTACCGGCGCAGTAGAGGCAGGAGCCATGATCGCAACGGCCCTGATGATTGCCGGTGCGATCAATGGTGCAGGATCTCTTCTCTCCACCCTGGTCTTCTTTGTCCTTGGTATGGGCCTGCTCATCCTGTTCAGCCATTTTCACGCCTTCCTTACGCCCTATGATGACCATGACGAGATTGAGAAGGACAACGTGGCTGCTGGCGCTTATCTCGGCTTTTCCCTGGTGGCCCTCGGTATTATCGTGCTCAAGGCTACAGCCGGGGACTTCATCAGCTGGGGCTATAACCTCTCCTGGTTTGCCGGTTATGCTATTATCGGTTTTCTCGGATTGGCGGTCTTACAGAAGCTGATCCTGACCGTCTTCCTGCCTGGCGCCAATATTGAGGAAGAAATCAGCCGAGACCGCAACATGAACATCGCCTGGATAGGTGGTACCATGAGCATCGGTGTTGCGGCGCTGATTTTCTTTCTGCTGTAA
- a CDS encoding polyamine aminopropyltransferase, translating into MPSNQLRLTRSRAAVLQISVLVVALCGIVYELLIATVSSYLLGDSVRQFSITIGLFMAAMGLGAYITRFVNSHLIARFVIIEILVALIGGLSTVILFLVFPWSGFYQPTMYGLIITIGTLVGMEIPLLTRVLSESGDIRRSIADVLSLDYVGALIGSVAFPLFLLPFLGLFRASFVIGFFNAGVALFNVAVFSALLRFPRRYAALALLTCAMLISVLVTSEQITAFAEGQLYADRIIFSEQTPYQKIVLTREAGNDRHRLYLDGHIQFAESDEYRYHEALVHPVLSAPGPRKEVLILGGGDGLAVREILKYQDVERITLVDIDPAITRICSTLAPITRLNQGALQDPRVRIRNEDAFAFLRQSKEVFDRVIIDLPDPHNEALSKLYSVEFYTLLSRRLAPSGLAVSQSTSPLMTKETFWAVGETMHSAGYDVLRYQVNVPSFSGDWGFTLAARPGFLPTSFLIPENKTRFLTSRLMEAATVFAKDEQVQSALTNSIFEPKLYLTYNREAARW; encoded by the coding sequence ATGCCTTCCAACCAACTCCGCCTGACCCGATCGCGGGCAGCGGTCCTGCAAATTTCCGTGCTGGTGGTCGCGCTGTGCGGCATTGTCTACGAGCTGCTCATCGCCACGGTGTCTTCCTACCTGCTCGGTGATTCAGTCCGCCAATTTTCCATCACCATTGGTTTGTTCATGGCGGCAATGGGTCTTGGTGCTTATATCACCCGCTTTGTGAACAGCCACCTCATTGCCCGCTTTGTTATCATCGAAATTTTAGTGGCCCTGATTGGTGGCCTTTCCACGGTCATTCTTTTCCTGGTCTTCCCCTGGTCAGGATTTTATCAACCCACTATGTACGGGTTGATCATTACCATCGGCACTCTAGTGGGTATGGAAATTCCCCTGCTGACCCGAGTACTCAGCGAAAGCGGGGATATCCGCCGTTCCATCGCTGATGTCCTTTCCCTGGATTACGTGGGTGCGCTGATCGGCTCTGTTGCCTTTCCGTTGTTCCTCTTGCCCTTTCTTGGCCTGTTCCGGGCGAGCTTTGTTATAGGCTTTTTCAATGCCGGGGTGGCGCTCTTCAACGTTGCGGTCTTTTCTGCTCTCCTCCGTTTTCCGCGACGATATGCGGCCTTGGCTCTACTGACCTGTGCCATGCTCATCTCGGTACTGGTGACCAGCGAACAGATTACTGCCTTTGCCGAAGGTCAGCTCTATGCCGACCGCATTATCTTCTCGGAGCAGACCCCGTACCAGAAGATTGTCCTGACCAGGGAAGCAGGAAACGACCGCCATCGCCTCTACCTTGACGGTCATATCCAATTTGCCGAATCCGATGAATACCGCTATCATGAGGCCTTGGTGCATCCTGTGCTCTCTGCGCCAGGCCCTCGGAAAGAGGTACTCATCCTTGGCGGCGGGGACGGTCTGGCGGTGCGGGAAATCCTGAAATACCAAGATGTGGAGCGCATCACCTTGGTGGATATTGATCCAGCTATCACCAGGATCTGTTCCACCCTGGCCCCGATTACTCGCCTGAATCAAGGAGCCCTGCAAGATCCTCGGGTACGAATCCGCAATGAGGATGCCTTTGCCTTTCTTCGCCAAAGCAAAGAGGTCTTTGATCGGGTTATTATCGATCTACCAGACCCTCATAACGAGGCTTTGAGCAAGCTCTACAGCGTAGAATTCTATACTCTGCTGTCCCGGAGATTAGCACCGAGCGGTTTAGCAGTCAGTCAGTCCACCTCTCCCCTGATGACGAAAGAAACCTTCTGGGCTGTCGGTGAAACCATGCATAGTGCGGGTTACGATGTCCTACGCTACCAGGTCAATGTCCCCTCTTTTTCCGGGGACTGGGGCTTCACCCTTGCTGCCCGCCCAGGCTTTCTGCCAACCAGCTTTCTCATCCCGGAAAACAAAACCCGCTTCCTCACCAGCCGACTCATGGAAGCGGCCACCGTTTTTGCCAAGGATGAACAGGTGCAATCAGCCCTGACCAATTCTATTTTTGAACCCAAACTCTATCTGACCTACAACCGGGAAGCAGCCCGTTGGTAA
- a CDS encoding HNH endonuclease signature motif containing protein: MSIKLTTIKRLFAASSNQCAFPKCTAPIIVDGIVVGEMCHIKARRKNGPRYDATLSAADKDGYDNLLLLCETCHKLIDANPERYSSEVLTKLKHQHEESGICEITPQQAHDAQLLLQAFTKQSRTSAKATGQGVAIAINGDVKAPITVNQAASRKPPTSKYPKNAIGADANMAGYVDYLFGLGIDYWKNTPNMTAGRLGKKIKTKFRLKTRTRNHISVERFQELVNFIINDILKPSPVGKRHLREGTKLCRTFSEWRYGSM; this comes from the coding sequence GTGAGTATAAAGTTGACTACAATTAAAAGGCTCTTTGCAGCATCTTCTAATCAATGCGCATTTCCAAAATGTACCGCCCCGATCATTGTGGATGGAATTGTAGTCGGTGAAATGTGCCATATTAAAGCTCGCCGGAAAAATGGCCCTCGTTATGACGCAACCCTTTCGGCTGCCGATAAAGATGGTTATGACAATCTTCTGCTTCTTTGTGAAACTTGTCACAAACTCATAGACGCTAATCCTGAACGGTATTCATCCGAAGTTCTTACGAAATTAAAACATCAACACGAAGAAAGTGGAATCTGTGAAATCACCCCTCAACAGGCTCATGATGCTCAGTTGCTTCTTCAAGCATTCACAAAACAATCCAGGACTTCCGCAAAAGCAACTGGCCAAGGGGTTGCAATTGCAATTAATGGTGATGTAAAGGCACCCATCACTGTTAACCAAGCAGCATCGCGAAAGCCACCAACCAGTAAATATCCAAAAAATGCAATCGGTGCAGATGCAAATATGGCTGGTTACGTAGATTATCTGTTTGGACTAGGAATCGACTACTGGAAAAACACGCCGAATATGACGGCTGGGCGTCTTGGGAAGAAAATAAAAACGAAATTTCGTCTCAAGACCAGAACAAGGAATCATATCTCGGTTGAGCGCTTTCAAGAATTGGTTAATTTCATAATCAACGACATTTTAAAGCCATCTCCTGTCGGAAAAAGACATTTGAGAGAAGGAACAAAGCTTTGTAGAACTTTCAGTGAATGGCGCTATGGCTCAATGTAG
- a CDS encoding S-adenosylmethionine decarboxylase, whose amino-acid sequence MELGKDLQMAEGTVFHAALSFTNVGADLGDKKLLQKVAERIVEHFRLDVVDVHWHYYSPIGITGVYVLQQSSLTLHTWPEFNKLVIDVTTCGAEVDLEIILPELKAELATDTVRLSAEVL is encoded by the coding sequence ATGGAGTTAGGAAAAGACCTGCAAATGGCAGAAGGCACGGTGTTCCATGCCGCGCTCTCCTTCACTAATGTGGGAGCGGACCTCGGTGATAAGAAGCTCCTGCAAAAGGTGGCAGAACGTATCGTGGAGCATTTCCGTCTGGATGTGGTGGATGTACATTGGCATTATTACTCGCCTATCGGCATCACGGGAGTCTATGTGCTCCAGCAATCCAGCCTGACCCTCCATACCTGGCCGGAATTCAACAAGCTGGTGATTGACGTCACCACCTGTGGCGCTGAGGTGGATCTGGAGATTATTCTGCCAGAGTTAAAGGCAGAGCTGGCTACGGATACGGTGCGGCTTTCTGCTGAGGTCCTATAG